The genomic window AGGGTGACGACCAAGGAGAACGCGAGGCCGGACAGGCGCAACGCTCGCATCGATGCTCGACGAACCGGCCGAGGCTCGATTCCGCCGTTCGCTGCCACAGCTTGCTCCGCATCCTCGGCGAGGAGAAAACCGTACCGCCGTTCGGGCGCTCCGGCGAACCGGTCGGCCCACGACGACCACACCCTCGCCTGTGGACACTGACCCGGGGCCGCCGGATGATGACGCCCATGGATGGATGGACGAAACGCGCTGTGATCATCGGTTCGGCCGGCCTGATCGTGGCGATGATCGCCGTCTGGCTGCTGGCCGACCTCAACACCGCCGCCCAGGTGGCCAGCGTGATCGCGGGCGCCGCCGGTGTGGTCGTGCTGGTCTCCACGATCATCGCCGGTCCGGCCCCGAAACCGGAACGGCGGGCGACCGAGACGGGCCGAAGCGACACCGGGGCCGAAGGCCGGGCGAACACCGGTATCGCCTCGCGTGAACCGGGCGTCGCCGAGAAGACCGGTGACGCCACGAGCCGGGGCGGCAGGTCCAACACCGGCGTCGCTGATGATTTTTGAATGGCGGGCGAATGGAGGACGACCCGGCACACACACGCGGCACACACGGGCGACGCCGTCGCGGTCGGAGATCACTCGATCGCCAACACCGGCAACCTCGCCATCCACAAACACGTGCTGCCGGAGACCTGGGAGCAGAAGCTTGCGGCTGCGGCCAGGGCACTCGCGCGCGACGTCGGCACCCGCGGAAGAGAGCAGCTGGAGCAGCGGCAGCTGACGGACACGGAACCGATCGAGATCCGCTTCGGCCCCGCACCAGCTGACCTGATCGCCCGGTTGGCGAACATCCGCGGTACCCCGCACGGTGCGGTGCCGGAACCGTTGAAGCTGTCCGGCCGGTTCAGCGAGATCGCGGGCGTGTACCACAGTTGCCCCTCGCAGCGTCTGGTCATCCTCGGCGAACGCGGCTCCGGCAAATCGGTGCTGGCACTGAAGCTGGCCCTCGAACTCGTGCGTCCCCGGAACGACGACGATCCAGTACCGGTGATCTTCGGTATCCACTCGTGGGATCCGAACAAGAAGACTCTCCCCGAGTGGATGGCGGACTGCTTGCTCCGCGACTACAACCTGGCACAAGTCGGCATACCGAGGCCGGATCTGGCGGCCGAAATCGTCGGTACCGGGCAGATCCTGCCGATCCTGGACGGCTTCGACGAGATCGCCGACGGGCTGCGTGACGAGGCGCTGCGCATCTTGGACAAGACGTCGATACCGCTGGTGCTGACCAGCGTCACGGACACCTACGCAACAGCGGTCCGGCGGGCCCGCACGCTGAGCCGGGCGGCCGTCATCGTCCTGGAAGACCTCGGAGCGGAAGACCTGACCGACTTCCTTCCCCGTACGACACCGGCCGACCCGGTCACGAAATGGGAGCCGGTGCTCGGTGGCCTCGCGGGGACACCGGCGGGTGCCGCGCTGTCCAGCCCGCTGATGGTCGGTCTCGCTCGTAGAATCTACAGCGACGGGCCGGACGATCCAGTCGTTCTCACCACCGGCCGCTTCCCGGACGCCGAGGCGGTGAAGGCTCATCTGCTGTCCCGGTTCGTGACGGTCGCCTACGACGGCCCGGCACTCGTCCGCGCCGGGGAGAGGAAGAGCAGGTACCGGTGCGCGGAGAAGAACGCCCGGCGCTGGCTCGGCTACCTCGCCCGGCGGCCAGCCGATCCGGACATCGCTTGGTGGACGGTCGCGGACTCGGTTCCCCGTGGCCAGCGCGTCCCCGTACTCCTCGTGGCGGGCGCGGCCGTGGGCGCCACCGCCGGATGGCTGATCCTGGGGCTGCTCGGCCTGGTGGCCGGCGCTTCCGTTCTCGGCCTGCTCGGCGGGGTGGTCGGATGGACCAGAGCCTCCCAGCCCGTACGCATGGAGGTGCACTTCAGTGGCCGGATGCGGCACGTCCTGGCACAACTGGGGTCCGCGATCCTGGGCGGCCTCATCGTGGTGATCATCGGCTGGTACCTGGTGGGCTGGTTCGGCTGGCCCGCCCTGACCGTCGCGGGTGGCGTCGGCAACGCCATCGGCGGAGGGCTCTCCGGCTGGGGACGGCACAGCGACCCGGACGCCGACGCGTTACCCGGTTTGGCGGAGGTGGGGCGCGGGACGTGGAACGGGCTGAAAGGCGGATCCGCCGGAGGGTTCGTCGTCGGCATCCTCTGCCATCTGACGCACGTGCCGATGGGCGGCTTCGGCACCTGGCTCCAATTGGGCGTCGCCATCGGGATCGCCTTCGGCCTCGGCACGGCGGTCATCACCCCACCCGGCGAGGACACCGTCGTCACGCCGGAGAAGCTGCTTCGATCCAACCGCAACTACACGATCTTTCAAACCCTCACGGTCACCGGCGCGTACGGCTACATCATCGGAACACTTACCGAGCCCGCCTTCGGACTGATCCTCGGCCCGGTGATCGGTATGGCGTTCGGGGTGGCCGCCCATGCCTGGGGCCGCTGGATCATCCTGACCCGTTGCTGGCTGCCGCTGACCGGCCGGATGCCGTGGCGGCTGTGGTCGTTCCTCGGCGACGCCCACGGCCGTGAGGTCCTCCGCCAGTCCGGCGCCGTCTACGAGTTCCGGCACGCTCTGTTGCGCGACAACCTGGCCGCCCACCATCCGGAGCATTAGCGGCGGGCTCGCTGGATGGTGACGGCTACCAGGGTGGTGGCGGCTCCGGCGGTGGCTATCGCGGTGGCGGGGGTGGTCAGTTCGGCCAGGGCTCCGAAGAGCAGCGGGCCAACGCCCTGCAAGGCCATCATGCCGGTGGACAACAAGGCGAAGACCTGGCCGCGGCGGGTTTCGGGGGCCGCCTCCAGGAACTCCCGCTGCAGGCCCAGGCTGTAGGCGAAGCCGGTTCCGGCGAACACCAGCAGGGCCACCACCAGCGGTAACGGTGGCGACAACAACAGCAGAAGCAGCGGGGCGCCCAGGACCACCACCAGTGGGGCGGCCAGGCGTTCGCGGAGGCTGGGACGGAGGAAACGGCCCACCACGAACTCGCCGACCAACATGCCGACCGGGGCCGCTGCCATCAGGATCGCGCCGGTGCCGGTGGGGAAACCTCGGTGGGCGCCGTACGAGACGAGCAGGGCTTCGGCACCTACCGCGAACGCGGACGGCAACCATTGGGCCAGCAGCAGACGACGCAGTCTGCGGTCGGTCAGCAGCGTGACGGCGCCGGTCCAGCTGTCGCGGACGGCTCCGCCGGTTCTGGTCGTGGGTGGTGGGGTGGCGGGCAGTCCGAAACGGACCATCACCACGGTCAGCAGGTGGGCGGCCGCCGCGAAGAGTAGGGCGTGTTTCGCGCCGACGGCGGCTACCGCTACGCCGCCGACGGCCAGGCCGATTAGCTGGGCCGCGGAGGAGGACATGCCGGTCAGGGCGCGGCCCAGCACGTACGCGTCGCCGGTCAGCCGGTCGGCGATCGCCCGGGACGCCGCTCCGGAGAAGACCGGGGTGAAGCAGGCGACCGCGCCCACGAACAGCAGGTTCACCAGGACCGGCAGGTCGGCCAGGCCCAGGGTGGCGGCCAGGGCGGCTTCCAGAAGGTAGCCGCCGGCGATCAGCGGGCGAGCCGGCAGGCGGTCGGTGAGGGAGCCGAGCAGCAGGCCGCCGACGAACTGGGGCAGGAAGCCGGCGCCGAACGCGAGCGCGCTGAGCAACGGGGAGCCGGTGGTGCTGTAGACGAGCACCGACAGCGCGAAGATCTGCAGCGAGGTGGCGCTGATGGAGACGCCGCGGGCGACGAACAGGGTTCGGAACACCGGTTCGGCGAAGACTTCGCGGTAGGTGGCGGGGCGGTCGGTGACGGGCATGGCACGAGACTGCTTTTCGATCGTACGACCGGGCCAATGTTTCGCCGTCAGGCGTAAGGTCTTCAGGGTGTTGCGGTTCGTGGTGGGTGCCGAGGATCTGGTTCGGACCCGGTTCGCGCTCTCGCCCGTCTTCGAGCTGCTGAACCTGCTGCGGGCGCTGACCGGCCCGCATCGCCGTGGTGTCCCCGCGGAGTGGCTCGACCGGCTGCGGCCCGCTTTCGACCGGTTGCGTGCCGACCCGGCCATGGACGCGATCCTGGTTCTGCACGACGAGACCTCCGGGGCGAACTTCATCTGCCCGCCACCGCGGCGGCTCGGCCAGACGATCGAGGACGACTTGGTCGCGATCCGGCGGGCGCCGCCGGAGTCGGTGCGGGCGGAGATCGCGTTCTACGTGTCCCGGCGCGACAACGCCTTCCTCACCGAGCCGGATGTGCTGGACCGGCTGGCCGGCTTCCTGGCGGTGGCCTGGGCGGAACTGGTCGCCGCGGACTGGCCCCGGCTGCGGCTGCTCTGCGAACGCGACGTCGTGCACCGTTCGGCGGAACTGGGGCGGGCTGGCTGGCAGGCGGCGCTGGACGGCCTGCACCCGAAGGTCCGCTGGCGGGACGGCGGTATCGACCTGCTGGGCCGGTCCGGCGGGACGACCGATCTGGGTGGTGCCGGGCTGCTGCTGGTGCCGTCGGTGTTCATCTGGCCGGAGATCGCGGTCTTCGCCGACGAGCCGTGGCGGAAAGCGATCATCTATCCCGCTCGCGGGGTGGCGACCTTGCTGGAGCAGGGACCGCCGGAGACGCCGGAGCATCTGGCGGCGCTGATCGGCCGGTCGCGGGCGCTGATCCTGGTGATGCTGGCCGACCCGGCGAGCACCAGTCAGCTGGCCCGGGCGCTGGGACTGGCGGTCGGTGCGGTCGGCGACCACCTGGGCGTGTTGTTGCGGGCGGGCGCGGTGGAGCGGGCCCGGTCCGGCCGTTCGGTGCTGTACCGGCGAACCGCCCTGGGAGAGGCCTTGACCAGGCCGAACTGAAGCGCGGAATCGGTCGAGGTACCAGGGCGCTTTCCAGTGTGGTGACTTGGGGTGCGAATCGCACCCCAAGTCACCACACAAGGTTGAACGCGAGGCGGGGCTCGAACGGGTGAGGGTGCGATGGGGCGGAGGCCGCGACCCGGTAGCCTTCGCCGCGAACAGGCGGGAAGGCGAGTGTCGTGGCGCGGTTGGAACTGACGGAGCATGAGGCGGCGATCTGCCACGCGGTGGGGACCCGGGTGTTCCTCCGGGCTCGGAACCTGGTGGAGAACCACGAGATGTCCGACGCTTCCTGGGACTGGGCCACCGGACGGGTCTCGGCGCGGTTCGGCGACTCGCGGTCCGGCGACGGGTCGGGGCAGGTCCGGGCCACCGTGACTCTCGGGCCGGACGGCACCGTGAAGAGTGTCGCGGGCAGTTGTGACTGCGAGTGGGCGCCGGATTGCGGTCATGTCGTCGCGGCGGTGCTGGCCGCGGGCACCGACACGCCACCACCGCCGGCGATGCCGTGGGAGGCGGCTCTGGCGTCGCTGTTGGACGGCGGCGTCGCGGTCGCCGCGAAGAAGAAGGACCCGGAGCTGGGCCTGCAGTTCGAGGTGGACCCCGCCGAGTGGCGGATCGGGTTGCGGCCGGTGGTGCCGGGCCGCAGCGGCTGGATCCGGACCGGGGTCTCCTGGCGTTCGCTGGGCAACACCTACTCCCGGTCGGTGGTGACGCGGCGGCATCTGGCGCTGCTGCTGGAGTTGCGCACCCAGATCCAGAGTGCCGGCGACCATTACCGCTACTACTTCGACGACCGGGTGCTGTACCTGGATCAGTTCCCGAACCGGCGGGTGTGGGACGTGCTGCTGGAGGCCCAGCAGGACGGTCTGCCGCTGGTGGCGGCGGGTAAGGCCGCGGATCCGGTGACGGTGCGGACCGAGCCGGTGGGTTTCTCGGTGCGGGCCGACCGGGAGGGTGGCGCCCTGCGGTTGCGGCCGGTTCTCAGCGACGGTGACACCGCGCTCGACCCGGAGCGGCTGTCGCTGATCGGCGAGCCCGCGCACGGCGTCGCCTGGTGGGATCTGGCCAAGGACAAACCGCGGGCGCTGCGGCTCGCGCCCCTGGCCCGGCCGGTCGGCACGGAGGCGGCGCTGGCGCTGGCCGCACCGCCGATCGTGGTGCCGGTGGACGAGGAGCCGAAGTTCCTGCGGCAGTACTACCCGGGCCTGGCCCGGCAGTCGGCCGTCGTCGCGGTCGACGATTCGGTGGCTCTGCCCGATCTCGATCAGGCGACGCTGACTCTGACCGGGCGGCGGCTCGCGGGTCACCGGCTGGAGCTGGCGTGGGAGTGGGTGTCGGCGTTCGGGCATCGGGAGCCGGTCGGCGGCCCGGTGAGCGAGACGCGAGCGCGGACGTTGCGGCTGGTGACCGACCTGATCAAGGGCGATGGGTACGGGTTGACCGAGGCCGGGCCGGACGGTCCCCGGTTGCTGCCGGGCACCGTGGTCGCCGGTGACGTCATGCTCCGGGTGCTCCGTGACGTGCTCCCCCGGCTGGCGGAGACCGCCGGAGTGGCCGTGGAGCTGGACACCGACGAGGTCGGCTACGTCGAGACGACCGAGGCGCCGATCGTCACGTTCGCCGACCTGGAATCCGGCGAGCGCGACTGGTTCGACCTGATGGTCCGGGTGTCGGTGGACGGCACGGACGTCGAGTTCCAGAGCCTGTTCGTGGCGCTGGCCGCCGAGCAGGAGTTCCTGATCCTGCCGGACGGCCACTACCTGACGCTGGACCGGCCGGAGTTCCGGCAGTTGCGGGAGCTGATCGCCGAGTCGCGGGCCCTGCACGACTCGCCGGCCGGGGTGCTGCGGGTGGGCCGTCTGCAGCCGGGGGTCTGGCAGGAGTTGGCCGAGCTGGGTGAGGTCAGCGGTCAGGCCGCCGTCTGGCAGGACTCGGTGCGGGAGTTGTGCGAGGTCGGTCCCGGGAGCACCCCGCCGGTGCCGGCCAGCCTGAATGCCACGTTGCGCGGTTATCAGCAGGACGGGTTCGGGTGGCTCGCCACGCTCTACCGGCACGGCATCGGCGGGGTACTCGCCGACGACATGGGCCTGGGCAAGACACTGCAGACCCTGGCGTTGATCGTGCACGCGAAGGCGGACACCCCATTCCTGGTGGTGGCCCCGGCCAGTGTGGTCGGCAACTGGGCGGCGGAGAGTGCGCGGTTCGCACCGGGCCTGGTGGTGAGCACGGTCGGCCGGACCGGTTCACTGGCCACGGCGGTGGCGGGCGCGAACGTGGTGGTCACGTCGTACACACTGTTCCGGCTGGAGTACGACGAGTACGCCGCACTGCCGTGGGCGGGCCTGATCCTGGACGAGGCGCAGTTCGTCAAGAACGCCGCCTCGCAGGCGCACCGGTGCGCGCGCCAGTTGCCGGTCACCTTCAAGCTGGCGATCACCGGCACGCCGATGGAGAACAACCTGGCCGAGTTGTGGGCGCTGCTGGCCATCACGTCGCCGGGGCTGCTGAACCGGCTGGACCGGTTCACCGACTTCTACCGCCGGCCGATCGAACGGGACCAGGATCAGGAGCGGCTGGCCCTGTTGCGGCGGCGGCTCCGGCCGTTGATGCTGCGGCGGCGCAAGACCGAGGTGGTCGAGGAGCTTCCGGCGAAGCAGGAGCAGATCCTGGAGCTGGAACTCAACCCGAAGCAGCGGCGGATCTACCAGACGTATCTGCAGCGGGAACGGCAGAAGGTCCTCGGGCTGCTCGGTGACCTGAGTAAGAACCGGTTCGAGATCTTCCGGTCGCTGACGCTGCTGCGGCAGGCCGCCCTGGACGTGGGCCTGGTCGACCCGGAGCACGACGAGGTGGCGTCGACGAAGCTGGACGCCCTGGCCGAGCGGGTCGGTGACATCGTCGCCGAGGGCCACCGGATCCTGGTGTTCAGCCAGTTCACCCGGTTCCTGGGGGCGGCCCGGCAGCGGCTGGAGGACATCGGGGTGGAGTGCGCCTACCTGGACGGGAAGACCACCCGGCGGGCCGAGGTGATCGACGGGTTCAAGAACGGGACGGCGCCGGTCTTCCTGATCAGTTTGAAGTCGGGCGGGTTCGGGCTGAACCTGACCGAGGCCGACTACTGCATCATGCTCGACCCGTGGTGGAACCCGGCGACCGAGGCGCAGGCCGTCGACCGGGTCCACCGGATCGGGCAGACCCGCAAGGTGATGGTCTACCGGCTGGTCGCCAAGGACACCATCGAGGAGAAGGTGATGGCGTTGCAGGCGCGCAAGGCGGAACTGTTCGGCAGTGTGCTCGACGGTGGGGAGTTCTCGTCGGCGGAGCTGACCGCGGCGGACATCAAGGCGCTACTGGAGTGACTTGCGGTAGCCGGCGACCAGATCCGCGTACACGCCGGCGCTGGGTTTCGGGGTTCGTTCGAAGGTGCTGCGGTCCACCGTGAACAGGCCGAGCTGGTGGCCGTACCCGAAGATCCACTCGAAGTTGTCCATCAGGGTCCAGTGCAGGTAGCCGAGTACCGGGACGCCGTCGTCGATCGCCTCGTGCAGGGCGGTCAGCGACGGTTCCAGGAATCCGGCGCGCACCCGGTCGTCGTCGGTGGACATGCCGTGTTCGGTGATCAGGATCGGGCGGCCGGTGACCTCGTGCACCCAGCGGACCGCTCCGGCCAGGGACTCCGGCTCGACCGCGCT from Actinoplanes derwentensis includes these protein-coding regions:
- a CDS encoding NACHT domain-containing protein, whose protein sequence is MAGEWRTTRHTHAAHTGDAVAVGDHSIANTGNLAIHKHVLPETWEQKLAAAARALARDVGTRGREQLEQRQLTDTEPIEIRFGPAPADLIARLANIRGTPHGAVPEPLKLSGRFSEIAGVYHSCPSQRLVILGERGSGKSVLALKLALELVRPRNDDDPVPVIFGIHSWDPNKKTLPEWMADCLLRDYNLAQVGIPRPDLAAEIVGTGQILPILDGFDEIADGLRDEALRILDKTSIPLVLTSVTDTYATAVRRARTLSRAAVIVLEDLGAEDLTDFLPRTTPADPVTKWEPVLGGLAGTPAGAALSSPLMVGLARRIYSDGPDDPVVLTTGRFPDAEAVKAHLLSRFVTVAYDGPALVRAGERKSRYRCAEKNARRWLGYLARRPADPDIAWWTVADSVPRGQRVPVLLVAGAAVGATAGWLILGLLGLVAGASVLGLLGGVVGWTRASQPVRMEVHFSGRMRHVLAQLGSAILGGLIVVIIGWYLVGWFGWPALTVAGGVGNAIGGGLSGWGRHSDPDADALPGLAEVGRGTWNGLKGGSAGGFVVGILCHLTHVPMGGFGTWLQLGVAIGIAFGLGTAVITPPGEDTVVTPEKLLRSNRNYTIFQTLTVTGAYGYIIGTLTEPAFGLILGPVIGMAFGVAAHAWGRWIILTRCWLPLTGRMPWRLWSFLGDAHGREVLRQSGAVYEFRHALLRDNLAAHHPEH
- a CDS encoding ArsR/SmtB family transcription factor, with the protein product MLRFVVGAEDLVRTRFALSPVFELLNLLRALTGPHRRGVPAEWLDRLRPAFDRLRADPAMDAILVLHDETSGANFICPPPRRLGQTIEDDLVAIRRAPPESVRAEIAFYVSRRDNAFLTEPDVLDRLAGFLAVAWAELVAADWPRLRLLCERDVVHRSAELGRAGWQAALDGLHPKVRWRDGGIDLLGRSGGTTDLGGAGLLLVPSVFIWPEIAVFADEPWRKAIIYPARGVATLLEQGPPETPEHLAALIGRSRALILVMLADPASTSQLARALGLAVGAVGDHLGVLLRAGAVERARSGRSVLYRRTALGEALTRPN
- a CDS encoding DEAD/DEAH box helicase, translating into MARLELTEHEAAICHAVGTRVFLRARNLVENHEMSDASWDWATGRVSARFGDSRSGDGSGQVRATVTLGPDGTVKSVAGSCDCEWAPDCGHVVAAVLAAGTDTPPPPAMPWEAALASLLDGGVAVAAKKKDPELGLQFEVDPAEWRIGLRPVVPGRSGWIRTGVSWRSLGNTYSRSVVTRRHLALLLELRTQIQSAGDHYRYYFDDRVLYLDQFPNRRVWDVLLEAQQDGLPLVAAGKAADPVTVRTEPVGFSVRADREGGALRLRPVLSDGDTALDPERLSLIGEPAHGVAWWDLAKDKPRALRLAPLARPVGTEAALALAAPPIVVPVDEEPKFLRQYYPGLARQSAVVAVDDSVALPDLDQATLTLTGRRLAGHRLELAWEWVSAFGHREPVGGPVSETRARTLRLVTDLIKGDGYGLTEAGPDGPRLLPGTVVAGDVMLRVLRDVLPRLAETAGVAVELDTDEVGYVETTEAPIVTFADLESGERDWFDLMVRVSVDGTDVEFQSLFVALAAEQEFLILPDGHYLTLDRPEFRQLRELIAESRALHDSPAGVLRVGRLQPGVWQELAELGEVSGQAAVWQDSVRELCEVGPGSTPPVPASLNATLRGYQQDGFGWLATLYRHGIGGVLADDMGLGKTLQTLALIVHAKADTPFLVVAPASVVGNWAAESARFAPGLVVSTVGRTGSLATAVAGANVVVTSYTLFRLEYDEYAALPWAGLILDEAQFVKNAASQAHRCARQLPVTFKLAITGTPMENNLAELWALLAITSPGLLNRLDRFTDFYRRPIERDQDQERLALLRRRLRPLMLRRRKTEVVEELPAKQEQILELELNPKQRRIYQTYLQRERQKVLGLLGDLSKNRFEIFRSLTLLRQAALDVGLVDPEHDEVASTKLDALAERVGDIVAEGHRILVFSQFTRFLGAARQRLEDIGVECAYLDGKTTRRAEVIDGFKNGTAPVFLISLKSGGFGLNLTEADYCIMLDPWWNPATEAQAVDRVHRIGQTRKVMVYRLVAKDTIEEKVMALQARKAELFGSVLDGGEFSSAELTAADIKALLE
- a CDS encoding MFS transporter, which codes for MPVTDRPATYREVFAEPVFRTLFVARGVSISATSLQIFALSVLVYSTTGSPLLSALAFGAGFLPQFVGGLLLGSLTDRLPARPLIAGGYLLEAALAATLGLADLPVLVNLLFVGAVACFTPVFSGAASRAIADRLTGDAYVLGRALTGMSSSAAQLIGLAVGGVAVAAVGAKHALLFAAAAHLLTVVMVRFGLPATPPPTTRTGGAVRDSWTGAVTLLTDRRLRRLLLAQWLPSAFAVGAEALLVSYGAHRGFPTGTGAILMAAAPVGMLVGEFVVGRFLRPSLRERLAAPLVVVLGAPLLLLLLSPPLPLVVALLVFAGTGFAYSLGLQREFLEAAPETRRGQVFALLSTGMMALQGVGPLLFGALAELTTPATAIATAGAATTLVAVTIQRARR